The genomic region CAATTTCTGTTAAAGTAGATCCAGAGTTGATGTGCCTAAAGAAGATGTTTTAATGCCTTAGGGCCTGTTTGGCAGCCCTACTCAAACACAAAACTACACATTTTAAATACActaacacacattttcacacacacgtatatcaaaaacacccaaacaaccTTACTCAAACTCCCTTACCAAACATTTCCTTAGTTTCTAGTTCAACGGAATTCTTACTTTCAAGGATTTTAGCATCTATAGCTTTAACTTTCTCCATTTGAAGTACCAACCTTACAGCCCCTTTGGAGAATCTCAGCCTACTCTTCGAGTTGTTTTGATTTAATCTTGATGTAGAATAGACAGTACAGATAGGGGCGACCTAGGATTTTAACCTAGGATGGCTGAAgcataaggggaaaaaaaatccaaataggtATCTGTATAATGCTAACAAAATATCAACCAagataaatacacaaaattattgtttcttaatacattaaaatgcaATCATCTACCagcaaagacaaaaaaaaaaaaaaaaaaaaacacaaagtaatattgtttcttaagagcatcaactattgcaaaaaaaaaagagaagaaaatcacaaaccaaaattttcttttgctaCTTTAATAGCATTTGAAATGTCTCGTATAGTAATGTTTGTGATGCCTTAGAACACCTGATGCTAGTACTCGAATATTCTCCTGactaggattttttatttttttttattttaaagttttgtttttattaatttttgagtttgataGTTGCTAGTTGGGTTAGGCTAATTAAAATGGAGGGGTCTAAGTTTTTGGAAAAAGAGGGGCGCAACtctagaaataaaataatataaccaatttctttttatctttagGCCAAGGGGGGcccaaaaatttttatttttttaggctaGGGGGGGCTTAGGCCCCCTATTGGGTCTGTCCATGAGTACATACCTTCTTGGAGCAATAAGAGTGCTAGAAGTCATGGCACAAGATCAAGGGGGGTGTTAATAGAGTCTATCGGGGGGACAATGTCAGAATTGCATAAAGTTTGGCAGGTTGAAGGAAAACAACATTCTGATCTAGACTCATGTCTCGAGGGTTGCCCACATTTAGGTGAATTCTTTCGTTAAGGCCCCAAAAACagtgtttttgctatttttaataatatttgtttttcctttaataacttttagtttaaaaggCAGTATAAGGTCTCGTTTATTTTAAGATGTCTCTTAGAgatagtattttcaatttttgcaacTATCTCGATTTTGccatttttggcaaaaattataatttgccaCCTAATGTGATTAGCGTGAATTAAGGTTTCTGGGCATTTTCCTAGCTGCCctaggttttctttttactatttaaacataCTGTAATCTCTATGGCAATTTAgtttttagatttataaaaaatatggactttatttatttctctctgGTGGATTCTAGAACACTATCATCTTGTAGATTCAAGGGACCTCTCGTGGATATGGGTTTTTCATTCAGAAGCTAATgtgtttagtttcttttttccattttaaaaacAATGTGTTTCTTTCTTGTAGCTTCCGCAACATCAAATCTACATAGTAAAaggtacaaaataaaaaaaccaaatatgaATAGGAAAATATATAATGGAGCATTTAGtaaaaagtacaaaataaaaaaccaaatatgAATAGGAAAAGATATAATGGAGCATTTGTGCAAGATACAGAATTACTTCTAGTTCAAGTTCTTCATGCTCATCAAGCTCATCATCATCTTACTCTATCTCAAGATCtaataaattactttttgttGCCATTCAATGTTTGCTACCTCCTTTTGATTCTTCAAAGAAATAAGCAAAGCTGTTGTCTATAATGACGTTTGAATATAATGGCAGAACACAGGAAATCGTATTTTGAAATCTTAAAACCAAGAATGGCTTCaatgttaattaattattctaAATGTTCAGGCAAAAAATCACTGGGTGATTTTTAGGtaaccactcccaagaatcacTAATCAAAATCAAGAGATTACATGTACAAAGAATCTTACCCTCTTGGCTTATTCCAAAATAAGTACGTGATTCCCAGAAACTTAAAGCTTGCTGTTGgatgcaaagtttttcaatacACTTAAAGAGGAGGAAGAaacttggtcacaaaaccctaaggcataTAAGAATGAAGTAGTTCACAATAAGTGTATAAATTCTATGTGTGAGTCTTTCTGTGTATTGAAGGCTATAATACaatccttttatatcatctagTAGGTTAGAGAACGAAACCTTAGAAAGCTAAGTTATCATGGGCCGATAATCAGATCTAGAAATTTTGGATCTACAAAACTCGATAAATTGAAAGGTATTAAGATTCATTAATTCTTGATAGCAACTTGTATCGAGCTAGGTGTCGAGGttcacatttttcaattttttacacTTGTTTCTTTGTGCAGTCTTCATGTCTTTAGTCTTCAATAGTACCACTTGTAAAGTTTATCAACATAATGCATGATATTCTTGAATCCACTTAAAACTATCCATATACAAGttaagtgcattttgtcaagaGATATGCCAACTACttaaaaatatgaccctaacaatctcctctttggcaattcgtgacaaaaccataaGAGTACATGAATGTCCTAGACTACATTATACTCGCGAattacactaaaaaaataagtgtaCTCTAATACTTgaactcttgaaaaaatttgcaagaagagagatcAATGTATGAATAAGACTTTGCAATTTGTCTTAAAATTGAATCACTAAACAAGATACATCAAGACATCATGTGTGAAAAATAGACAAGTTATAtaaatcaagaaacaagtgtaagagagaagagaagaaacaacacatgtgaaAAGATAGataagaaacatacatcatcatatatatcaaTAAGCTTAATGTATATAAAATCCTATACTATACATCAAAACCCTCActctacatccctcaaaattaACTATCTAGCTCTCCCCCCATCAATTAGGTCAAACTACTCTCaaactactccccttttttgcCACAATAGACAAAGGTGGATCATTGTGAGGCAGTCATCAAGTCACCGGAAGAGTCAGAagtatcatcatcatctccactCTCTAAAGAGGCATCGGAAGAGTCACGCTCTGGAGAGGGTGGAAACCCATCAAGTATAGACTGATGGCAAGCAATGCGTCCAATCCTAGTGTTCATCTGGCACATTCCATCAATAAGATGGTAAAGACGATCACCATGAATAGCCTGAGTCTCCCAGATTTCACCAAGGTCACTACGTACAAGCTGGAGCTGGTCAAGAATGGTAGCTAGAGTGGCCTCTACTctagaaaaagaagatgaaggtGGAGCAGATGAAGATGAGGGCTGGCCAGAGTCCAAGCTCTTACAGTCCCTTTTGAGAAAGTCAGCTTGCTCTTTGAGTTGTTTTGATTTATTCTAAATTGTAAAAAGTACAAAATAAGAAACCAAATATGAATAGGAAAAGATATAATGAAGCATTTATGCAAGATACAGACTTACTTCTAGTTCAAGTTCTTcatgctcatcatcatcattctcaATCTCAAGATCTAACAAATTACTTTCTGTTGCCATTGAGCGTTTGCTGTCTCCTTTTAATTCTTCAAAGAAATAAGCAAAGCTGTTGTTtataatgattgaataaaatgGCAGAACACACgaaatcttaaaataaaaaatggcttcaatgttaattaattattctaAATGTTCAATATGAAAATCAGACCAATATCAAGAAGTTCTTCGTGGTGAATTTCATACATATTTGTACTAAATTGCATCTAAGTACAGAAATCAAAGAGTTAGTAATGCCATATATTgtgaaaagaaataaagaaaagaatgagaCATGTTGAAATATGTACTGTACACACTCtctaacaataaaaataaaaaagaacccaaggtttaagaaaagataaaagagGTAGTTATTTGGCTTGGCTTTGATTGCTGTGTTTATGAGAAAGAGAGCCAACATCCAAGATTTGagacttagggtccgtttggatacggctgaaaactgaaaactgaaaaacattgtagcaaaataattttttaatgtgtaaaaaatactgttcacttgaaaaatcactattcattggcctaaaatcactgttcatggccaatgaacagtgagaGTAGCGcgtccagcaaaaaaaaaaaaaaaaacacttagtGCGTTTGGAtatcgtttattttgctgaaaactgaaaacaataaaaaaataaaaaataaaaaagttactgtttGAGCTTTGGTTACTGTTCATATGTCTGATTGCATGAACGTTCATGTTggacttaaaataaaaaaaaaaacgcaaacaATCCAAACGCAAACGCCAAATCCAAACGGAgctttaaatagaattttttttcttgaactaCATTAagtcagcctttttttttttttttttttccttctttttatttttattttttaattttgccaCAGTTCGGAGATTGTGACATAgatttcaaacatattcaaggcTTCAACAAATTGCATGGATGCTTTCAACACCTGAAATTTCGTATCCTAGCTATAACATATCTTAAGGCAtcgtataaatttttttttttttgaataaggCATTGTATAATTAACATAACATATCTTTTAAACATAAGCTACCTAGGGCCAATTTGGAGCCGCacaaaattagaaacaaaaataacatatcTTTGATTTACTATATATTCAACAAGATGCTAGCTAATAAGTCAAGGTCTTTATACTACAAAGGTATGAATGGAAGGAAACCCTAGTGAAATCAATTGAAGTATCTTTattactaaaatagtttttttttttttttttttttctgatataAAAGTAAATCTCTGAACCACAAAAACATGGTTAATGTCTAGCACTATacaggggaaaaagaaaaaaaaaaaaaaacgaacaaacaaacaaagaagcaaGATCGCAAGAAAAACATTGCAGAGAACAAAACCCAATTGCTTCAAGTTTACTACGAGTTTGTGAGTAATAAAGAAAGAGGGAAGTCTGAGAATATACCTGTTCAAAGTTGAAGATCAAAGAAAACTGGTGGGGTCTCGGCTTCGCTCTCTCTGCTGTGTTTGTGAGAAAGAGAAACAAGGTTAATTTGACGCTTTGGCCTTTTGCCTTCTAGGATTTATATAGCTGTGTTGTGTGTGACCTAGTCGAATTAGAATTTGGAAAAACTTTCTTCAACTCCAAGCCAACAAGTCATTGGTGCCAAATTGGAGTCATAATGGACTAGAATTGTAGtcactagtctcatcacacgcgcttcgcccgtgcgatgagattttttttttagtggtcctattttgtaaaaaaaaactgtatttaattattatatatatatatatatatatatatatgatttttattttaaaaatctaatttataagtgattaaatcaatttaaaaattaataggagagtggtcctattttttaggcaatattttagtgggagttggagttgcatttttaccggattgtcctttagttttgtctcaacttaaacataagactgtaggggcatctttgaactaaaaaaatgagtttttactggattgtcctttagttttgtctctatttaaacataggactgtaggggcatttttgaactaaaaaaataggaatccaaataggggaagccccttaaatagtagttgtaggggcattgggcccagtaaattgccaaggatggcccaacaaagtcttttgggctaaaaacccaaaatccgaggacatcaaatgatctaggagtacatgagtgtacctcataaagaaaataccaaGTGAAAATATGATAAACGAGTGACCAATCACGTCCGAGGAATATATTTGTCCTCGGGTTTTAAGCCGAGGTCATAAAGAAGAGAGGTTTAATATCCCCGGGCTATATTATGAAAAATCCTATGACTACGAGAcgacacagtacacgtggaggacaataggaagagcggtggaatatctaaggtaaagctgctaccaccgcccatacattaaaagctctgtaattggtatactgactgcatagatggaaagatgggacctgagcaggaggtttggaacttggtccctgaccccagcggactttggggaagaattgatgggacaagcatcccAAATCagcgttacaaccatgaggtggaagatgataaagaggagaagaggaagtataaataaagagaaagaccTTCGGAAAAAAAGGGAGCTTCTTTctggaaagaaaaaagacaatagtatatgataatctacAATTGTAACCAACCTTAGGaagcaatattataaattatcctcggattgtgtccgaggaggagctttTAGTTATACTCTTACAAATAACTCTTCATTTCGTGCCATTGGGTCCGGAGCCCGTTCTTTTCtatgttatttaaaatcatCCTTGAGaactagattacaaacccactctctacaaatttattgtcaaagggcctttcaagcccatttccaaTCTTAGATTGGGAGTTTGAATTGTGttcttacaattggcaccgtctgtgggaatttagtctttgaGGAAGTTTAAGAACATCATGGTGGgctcaggaccacaacgcagtgCGGAGTCCGTAGGCTCCCagcatgaggatcactccttgcatcctgatcacggagagaactgggaaggtagtgtacatactacgCACACTATCAGAAGTACGAGTCATTCACAAGGAGGAAGTAGAGGTCCTCACGAGAGGAAtaccaaggccatgcagaaggagattgacggcctaaaaaGAAAGTTACGTCACGAAAGGCGAAGGCAAACTCCTTCGGTCTCCGACCCCTCTTCGgagggatccgaggatgacaattacaggcAGAGGTCCAGGACTCCCTCAGGTGAATCTTTTTCTTCCGAAGAGGACAACCTGCATGGGAGGCATGGGAGGGACTTCTCCTCTAAGGGCTTAGGAAATGATGCGAtgggtagggcgttgcaccaaatctccaagtcacccttcacgcgcagactggaggaagggaggttacctcggcgcttcacacaaccggccttcactatttacaatggccggacggatcctgtggagcacgtgagccatttcagccaaagaatggcagtacattccaagaatgagaccttgatatgcaagatcttcccctctagcctggggcctgtcgccatgagatggtttgatggattGAGGGCAGGCTCTATTAGCTCTTTCaaggagcttactagagcatttggttcttgcttcatcacatgcagtagagttcctcggccattggattcattattatccatggccatgagggatggggaaaccctgagaacgtattcagataggtattgggagatgttcaatgaaattgatggggacTTCGATGATGTGGAGATAAGGACCTTTAAGGTCGGCCTACCGACGGAGCATGACCTaaggaagtctttgacgaaaaagcctgtCAGAAGCGTACGCCGGCttatggatcgcatcgacgagtacaaaagggttgaggaagatcagcagcaggggaagggtaagacgaaggttatcccataggaaaggagggatttcaggtcggacaaatacaacaacaataggccagCAAGAGATTTTTCCAGACAAGCTAGTCATATGCCCCCacaggtggtcaacaccgttTTCAAAGAACCAgtgcagcagctgttggagaaaatcaggCATAAGTCtttcttcaaatggccaaataagatggcaggggaccctctgagacgcaaccaaaatctccattgccattatcaccaggagaggggtcaCACCACCGAAGATTGTCGCACTATGTGGAATCATTTAGAACAGTTGGTCAAAGAGGGAAAGCTAAAGCAATTCCTGTATCAGCCTAATGGGCAAGGAAACCAATCAGGGATGGCAAACCACAGTGGCCCTTCGTCAAGGCCTCCTCTAGGTACCATCAATGTAATTTTCGCGgcacctggaaggactggctcagctcccTTTAGGGTAATGTCAGTGGCTCGGTTTTTGGCCGAGGAGtcaagggatcagccgaagagagTTAAGGCTAGTATCCTACCAGTTTTAGGTTTCTTGGAAGAGGACAAAGTGGGGACTATctagcctcatgatgatgccttggtggtaATCCTGAGAATAGGGgactatgatgtgaagagggtgatggtcgatcaaggcagtggcacagatatcatgtaccctgacctgttTAGAGGTTTAAAAttaaagcttgaagatcttatggcgtatgactcacccttgataagcttcgagggAAAGGCTGTTGTTCCAAAAGGGCAAATTAGACTGCCTGTACAATCGGGCCCAGAGGTTGTGAACGTGGATTTCATCGTAGTGgatgcctattctccctacaccgcaattgtggcaagaccttggctgcatgcgttgggagctgtttcctcaaccttgcatgttaaggttaagtttcattctggagaccaggtggtggagctacttgggagtcagtctgtggctcgacaaTGTATCatggctgcaattctgcgtcaaCCTGAGCCGGAGTCCTCGTCCTCGGCTGGCGGAGAGGCGTAGCAATTAAAGTGTGTTAGCACAGCCAAGGTAGATGAACCTGCATGTGAGGAATTGGAGAAGATTCTCATAGACGACGAccctgagaagttctttcaggtaGGGGTTCAATTGTCACAGGGGGAGAAGGAAGagctgattttgtttttgagaaaaaatatggacgtatttgcatggaatgcttatgaggcccctggggttgacccaagtttcatttgtcatcatttaaaggttAATCTAGCTGCGGTAccaaggaggcaaccacctcggcggtcctcgaaagagcattccgaggctgtgaaagAGGAAGTGCTGAAACTCAAAAAGgcgggtgctatcaaagaagttttttatcctgaatggttagcccatacggtagtggtgaaaaagaagaataggaaatggagagtttgtgtggacttcacagatttgaacaaagcttgcccgaatgactctttcccaatgcctcggattgatcaattggtggacgctactgttggacatcctcggatgagctttctTGACGCTTTtcaaggttaccaccaaatacctttagctgtggaggaccaggagaagactgcttttgtCACTCTCACGGGAAActaccattataaggtaatgccatttggtttgaaaaacgcgggggctacctatcagaggatgatgacAAGAATGTTTGAGACACAGCTGGGAAAGACTATTGAgctatatgtggatgatatggtggtaaagagtaaagccGTTTCTACGCatttggaagatctgagcaacacttttcaaacgctaagagagtataagttgcgactcaatgcctctaaatgttcttttggtgtaggatcgggcaagtttctaggctatatggtaactcaccggggaattgaggtgaatcctgctcaggttaaggccaTTAACaacttacagccacctcggaatcctaaagaagtacAAAGATTAACAGGTATGACCGCTgccctcaaccgatttatatctcggtctgCGGACAGatgtaggcctttctttcagttgttgaataaatggaagggttttgaatggaccgaggagtgtgcggtggcttttcaacagcttaaagagtatctctcgcaaccacccattatgtctcggccagaaATCGATGAAGtactgtttgcatatattgcagtagctaatcatgcagttagtttggttcttatacgAGATGATAGTAATATCCAAAAgccagtttattatgtaagcaagtctctgcatgaagccgaggtgagttatttgccactggagaaagctattttagcggtggtgcatgctacacgaaggcttcctcattacttccaatcccatACGGTGGTTgtccttacacaactccctctcaaATCTATACTTCGGAGTGCGGATTATACGAGAAGAATTGCGAAACGGGGCACTATCctaggagcttttgatatcaaatatatgcctcgcacctctacaAAAGGGCAAGTCATCGCGGATCTTGTGGCGGAATTTactgagccctcattagaagaataTACTGAAGGATCAGGTGTGAGTAAAAAATCAATAGGCATGATTTCTTGCAAAGAGCCTTCGTTATGGAAAGTGCacgttgatggagcagcaaatcagagaggatctggtgtgggactagttttggtatccccggagggaattacttttgagaaatctttgagattggggttctcggccaccaacaacgaagcagaatatgaggccgtcctcgcagggatgaacatggttcataaaatggaagGGAAGACGGTAcaaatgttctcagattcatTATTGGTGGTAGgacaagtagaagggaagctagaagcaagagattcaagaatgcaaggatacctaaccaGGTCAGAtgtatgcaatctaaatttgagtctttttctttattacatgtatccagatgtgggaATACCCATGCCGATTCATTAGCCACACTTGCAACATCCTCGGCGCAAAGCCTACTGCGGgttatccttgtcgaagatcTGCTGAAACCTATTGAGACGAATGGTAACgtcactcaaattcttcaaattaggacagggcctagttggatggatcaaatagtaacttttctcaaaaatgataTCCTGCCTAAAGAAAAAGTcgaagcagataaaattcgcAGGAAAGCAACTCggttctggttatccgaggaccagaaattatACAAATGCTctttttcgggaccatatttgttatgtatgcatcccgaggcaacggagttacttttggaagagttgcatgaagggatttgtggaagtcacactgggggaaggtctttggctcatagagcccttactcagggctattggtggcccaacatgcagagggaggcgcaagattatgcgaagaagtgtgaccaatgtcaaagattcactccaaacatacatcaaccaggaggtgtccttaatcctctatctagcccttggccttttgctcaatggggcttggatattgttggacctttcccaaaagcaacaggaaacaggcgatggctcctcgtcggaatggattatttcaccaaatgggttgaagctgagccattatcgaatatcagagacatggaagcgaaaaaatttgtatggaaaaacatcgttaccaggTTTGGCattcctcatactctcatttcagataatggtttacaattcgatagcaaagcctttaggaaatattgttatgatctgggcatcacgaatagatattccactccagcttacTCTCAAGGGAATGGCCAAGCCGAGGCcgtcaataaagtgatagttaATGGACTTAAAAAAAGGTTGGGTGACGCTAAGAGAAGGTGGGtagaagaactgccacatgtcttgtggacatatcgaactactcCACGAAGATCCATAGGAGAAAcgcccttctccatgacttatggagccgagacAGTAATACccctagaaactgggttcccaaccctaaAGAAAAGCTCCTTCGTTCCAGATAGCAACAATGACCTATTGaggagaaacttagacttagttgaggaacgacgggagaatgccatggttcaactagcctattatcaacataagctcaaacaggggtatgattctcatgtaaaactGCGACCTCTTGCACTTGGCGACTTGGTattgaggaaagttttgggcacaacAAAGaatccagcatggggaaaactagggcccaactgggaaggaccttatcgtattacttcggtcgcaggaataggggcttacaatctggaggatttggacgaacatgttgtacaacgtccttggaatgtaaataacctacgaaggtactattattaaatgaagGGCACTTCGGccatttttgttaaaactgCATTGCGTTCATTGTCTTcgttcatctaagtatcaaactgaaacttggtgtgcctggatcctcggaccacatacctcgtctaaattgatatcttttatcaagtgttaaacagaaccttagttatgtctggtccttggatcatctactttgggaaaattaacatttcaactgtttcatctaagtatcaaactgaaactcggtgtgcctggatcctcggaccacatacctcgtctaaattgatatcttttatcaagtgttaaacagaaccttagttatgtctagtcctcggatcatctactttgggaaaattaaaatttcaaatgtttcatctaagtatcaaactgaaactgggtgtgcttggatcctcggaccacataccttgtctaaattgatattttttatcaagtgttaaacagaaccttagttatgtctgatcattggatcatctactttgggaaaattaacatttcaactgtttcatctaagtatcaaactgaaacttggtgtgcctggatcctcggaccacatacctcgtctaaattgatattttttttatcaagtgttaaacagaaccttagttatgtctgatccttggatcatctactttgggaaaattaacatatcaactgtttcatctaagtatcaaactgaaacttggtgtgcctggatcctcggaccacatacctcatctaaattgatattttttaccaagtgttaaacagaaccttagttacgtctggtccttggatcatctactttgggataATTAAcatcccttttcttttttcttaaagtatcaaagcttggtatgcctaggTCATTAGATCATATAccttatttcatatatttttgacATAAATCAAACTAGAGGTCTAAATGGAAAAAACAACTGCTTAAGAGTCTCCCTGAGATAGTGATAAACGGATAAgaaatccatgagcatcacttaatgcatctCCTGCCTATAGTATTAAGTTTGATCCAGTTTTTTGGCTTTGattttagtaaattaataaggGCGAAAGGATTACTGTTCTAAATATATGGCAAAACAAAACGAAAGTAAAGgccatcaaacaaaaaagaacttgCACTTATATTAGATTTAGAAAGTATTTTGTaattagaagaaactgcaaaaTTACACTTagcagaaaatgaagaaaaaatcaaaactaaggAAAAGCAGTCACTGCTTCAATTttatcttcagagggcctttaggGTCTTGAGAAGGTGGAAGCTGCACCGAG from Castanea sativa cultivar Marrone di Chiusa Pesio chromosome 11, ASM4071231v1 harbors:
- the LOC142615224 gene encoding uncharacterized protein LOC142615224, with product MATESNLLDLEIENDDDEHEELELENKSKQLKEQADFLKRDCKSLDSGQPSSSSAPPSSSFSRVEATLATILDQLQLVRSDLGEIWETQAIHGDRLYHLIDGMCQMNTRIGRIACHQSILDGFPPSPERDSSDASLESGDDDDTSDSSGDLMTASQ